The Brachyhypopomus gauderio isolate BG-103 chromosome 7, BGAUD_0.2, whole genome shotgun sequence genome has a window encoding:
- the pigm gene encoding GPI alpha-1,4-mannosyltransferase I, catalytic subunit isoform X1: MILWKLMKFGALHSVALAVRVVFVGYGIHRDAAAMVKYTDVDYHVFTDASRFVTQGESPYKRSTYRYTPLMAWMLTPNLYVTPHFGKLLFITCDVLCGVVLHRLLTLRGLLSEAACCFSAVWLLNPLTIGVSTRGNAEALLSLLVLTTLLCLELNRHLTAAVLYGLSVHMKIYPVTYGFAIALSISTQRPSGEQHTGFFRIFRGLFNKELLQFFSVSGIVFFGLTLAFYFMYGWDFLYETYLYHLTRRDIRHNFSPYFYMLYLTAESEWSLVLGLVAFLPQAMLIFLTSLAFHTDLPLCCFLNTAIFVSFNKVCTSQGRVSSLWMQYFLWYLCLLPLVLPRLSLTLKQGLGLLLLWFTGQGLWLAPAYYLEFEGRNTFMFIWFAGLLFLIINSIVMVQIVSHYKSEAVQRKKKTE, encoded by the exons ATGATTTTATGGAAACTAATGAAGTTTGGGGCTCTACACAGCGTCGCGTTGGCTGTACGAGTCGTGTTTGTGGGCTACGGGATCCACCGAGACGCGGCCGCTATGGTCAAATACACCGACGTGGACTACCATGTGTTCACAGATGCGTCCAGATTtgtaacacag GGTGAGTCTCCATACAAAAGATCCACTTACCGCTACACACCGCTCATGGCTTGGATGCTGACACCAAACCTCTATGTgaccccccactttgggaagcTGCTTTTCATCACCTGTGACGTGCTCTGTGGTGTCGTCCTCCACCGCCTCCTGACTCTTCGAGGTTTATTGAGTGAGGCAGCCTGCTGTTTCTCTGCTGTTTGGCTGCTCAACCCCCTGACGATTGGTGTGTCCACGCGTGGCAACGCTGAAGCACTGCTGTCCCTTCTGGTCCTCACCACCCTTCTGTGTTTAGAACTGAACAGACATTTAACAGCAGCAGTTCTCTATGGCCTGTCTGTTCATATGAAAATTTACCCAGTCACATATGGCTTTGCCATCGCCCTCTCCATATCCACTCAGAGGCCATCAGGAGAGCAACACACAGGTTTCTTTAGGATATTTCGAGGACTTTTCAATAAGGAACTGTTGCAGTTTTTTTCTGTATCAGGAATTGTGTTTTTTGGACTGACTTTGGCCTTTTACTTCAT GTATGGCTGGGATTTCCTCTATGAAACATACCTCTACCATTTGACCAGACGGGACATTCGCCACAATTTCTCCCCCTACTTTTACATGTTGTATTTGACGGCGGAGAGCGAGTGGAGTTTGGTTCTGGGATTGGTGGCCTTCCTCCCACAGGCTATGCTCATCTTCCTCACCTCGCTGGCCTTCCACACCGATCTTCCCCTCTGCTGCTTCCTCAATACGGCCATCTTCGTCAGTTTCAACAAAGTCTGCACTTCGCAG GGCCGTGTTTCTTCTCTTTGGATGCAGTATTTCCTGTGGTACCTGTGTTTGCTGCCCTTGGTGCTACCACGCTTGAGCCTGACACTGAAACAGGGGCTTGGCCTCCTCTTGCTGTGGTTTACTGGCCAG GGTTTGTGGTTGGCACCCGCTTACTATTTGGAGTTTGAAGGACGCAACACTTTTATGTTTATATGGTTTGCTGGCCTGTTGTTTCTTATCATCAATTCGATTGTAATGGTCCAGATTGTCTCCCACTATAAATCGGAGGCAGTCCAGCGAAAAAAGAAAACTGAATAA
- the pigm gene encoding GPI alpha-1,4-mannosyltransferase I, catalytic subunit isoform X2, translated as MILWKLMKFGALHSVALAVRVVFVGYGIHRDAAAMVKYTDVDYHVFTDASRFVTQGESPYKRSTYRYTPLMAWMLTPNLYVTPHFGKLLFITCDVLCGVVLHRLLTLRGLLSEAACCFSAVWLLNPLTIGVSTRGNAEALLSLLVLTTLLCLELNRHLTAAVLYGLSVHMKIYPVTYGFAIALSISTQRPSGEQHTGFFRIFRGLFNKELLQFFSVSGIVFFGLTLAFYFMYGWDFLYETYLYHLTRRDIRHNFSPYFYMLYLTAESEWSLVLGLVAFLPQAMLIFLTSLAFHTDLPLCCFLNTAIFVSFNKVCTSQYFLWYLCLLPLVLPRLSLTLKQGLGLLLLWFTGQGLWLAPAYYLEFEGRNTFMFIWFAGLLFLIINSIVMVQIVSHYKSEAVQRKKKTE; from the exons ATGATTTTATGGAAACTAATGAAGTTTGGGGCTCTACACAGCGTCGCGTTGGCTGTACGAGTCGTGTTTGTGGGCTACGGGATCCACCGAGACGCGGCCGCTATGGTCAAATACACCGACGTGGACTACCATGTGTTCACAGATGCGTCCAGATTtgtaacacag GGTGAGTCTCCATACAAAAGATCCACTTACCGCTACACACCGCTCATGGCTTGGATGCTGACACCAAACCTCTATGTgaccccccactttgggaagcTGCTTTTCATCACCTGTGACGTGCTCTGTGGTGTCGTCCTCCACCGCCTCCTGACTCTTCGAGGTTTATTGAGTGAGGCAGCCTGCTGTTTCTCTGCTGTTTGGCTGCTCAACCCCCTGACGATTGGTGTGTCCACGCGTGGCAACGCTGAAGCACTGCTGTCCCTTCTGGTCCTCACCACCCTTCTGTGTTTAGAACTGAACAGACATTTAACAGCAGCAGTTCTCTATGGCCTGTCTGTTCATATGAAAATTTACCCAGTCACATATGGCTTTGCCATCGCCCTCTCCATATCCACTCAGAGGCCATCAGGAGAGCAACACACAGGTTTCTTTAGGATATTTCGAGGACTTTTCAATAAGGAACTGTTGCAGTTTTTTTCTGTATCAGGAATTGTGTTTTTTGGACTGACTTTGGCCTTTTACTTCAT GTATGGCTGGGATTTCCTCTATGAAACATACCTCTACCATTTGACCAGACGGGACATTCGCCACAATTTCTCCCCCTACTTTTACATGTTGTATTTGACGGCGGAGAGCGAGTGGAGTTTGGTTCTGGGATTGGTGGCCTTCCTCCCACAGGCTATGCTCATCTTCCTCACCTCGCTGGCCTTCCACACCGATCTTCCCCTCTGCTGCTTCCTCAATACGGCCATCTTCGTCAGTTTCAACAAAGTCTGCACTTCGCAG TATTTCCTGTGGTACCTGTGTTTGCTGCCCTTGGTGCTACCACGCTTGAGCCTGACACTGAAACAGGGGCTTGGCCTCCTCTTGCTGTGGTTTACTGGCCAG GGTTTGTGGTTGGCACCCGCTTACTATTTGGAGTTTGAAGGACGCAACACTTTTATGTTTATATGGTTTGCTGGCCTGTTGTTTCTTATCATCAATTCGATTGTAATGGTCCAGATTGTCTCCCACTATAAATCGGAGGCAGTCCAGCGAAAAAAGAAAACTGAATAA
- the pigm gene encoding GPI alpha-1,4-mannosyltransferase I, catalytic subunit isoform X3 yields MVKYTDVDYHVFTDASRFVTQGESPYKRSTYRYTPLMAWMLTPNLYVTPHFGKLLFITCDVLCGVVLHRLLTLRGLLSEAACCFSAVWLLNPLTIGVSTRGNAEALLSLLVLTTLLCLELNRHLTAAVLYGLSVHMKIYPVTYGFAIALSISTQRPSGEQHTGFFRIFRGLFNKELLQFFSVSGIVFFGLTLAFYFMYGWDFLYETYLYHLTRRDIRHNFSPYFYMLYLTAESEWSLVLGLVAFLPQAMLIFLTSLAFHTDLPLCCFLNTAIFVSFNKVCTSQGRVSSLWMQYFLWYLCLLPLVLPRLSLTLKQGLGLLLLWFTGQGLWLAPAYYLEFEGRNTFMFIWFAGLLFLIINSIVMVQIVSHYKSEAVQRKKKTE; encoded by the exons ATGGTCAAATACACCGACGTGGACTACCATGTGTTCACAGATGCGTCCAGATTtgtaacacag GGTGAGTCTCCATACAAAAGATCCACTTACCGCTACACACCGCTCATGGCTTGGATGCTGACACCAAACCTCTATGTgaccccccactttgggaagcTGCTTTTCATCACCTGTGACGTGCTCTGTGGTGTCGTCCTCCACCGCCTCCTGACTCTTCGAGGTTTATTGAGTGAGGCAGCCTGCTGTTTCTCTGCTGTTTGGCTGCTCAACCCCCTGACGATTGGTGTGTCCACGCGTGGCAACGCTGAAGCACTGCTGTCCCTTCTGGTCCTCACCACCCTTCTGTGTTTAGAACTGAACAGACATTTAACAGCAGCAGTTCTCTATGGCCTGTCTGTTCATATGAAAATTTACCCAGTCACATATGGCTTTGCCATCGCCCTCTCCATATCCACTCAGAGGCCATCAGGAGAGCAACACACAGGTTTCTTTAGGATATTTCGAGGACTTTTCAATAAGGAACTGTTGCAGTTTTTTTCTGTATCAGGAATTGTGTTTTTTGGACTGACTTTGGCCTTTTACTTCAT GTATGGCTGGGATTTCCTCTATGAAACATACCTCTACCATTTGACCAGACGGGACATTCGCCACAATTTCTCCCCCTACTTTTACATGTTGTATTTGACGGCGGAGAGCGAGTGGAGTTTGGTTCTGGGATTGGTGGCCTTCCTCCCACAGGCTATGCTCATCTTCCTCACCTCGCTGGCCTTCCACACCGATCTTCCCCTCTGCTGCTTCCTCAATACGGCCATCTTCGTCAGTTTCAACAAAGTCTGCACTTCGCAG GGCCGTGTTTCTTCTCTTTGGATGCAGTATTTCCTGTGGTACCTGTGTTTGCTGCCCTTGGTGCTACCACGCTTGAGCCTGACACTGAAACAGGGGCTTGGCCTCCTCTTGCTGTGGTTTACTGGCCAG GGTTTGTGGTTGGCACCCGCTTACTATTTGGAGTTTGAAGGACGCAACACTTTTATGTTTATATGGTTTGCTGGCCTGTTGTTTCTTATCATCAATTCGATTGTAATGGTCCAGATTGTCTCCCACTATAAATCGGAGGCAGTCCAGCGAAAAAAGAAAACTGAATAA